ttttctgAAGACGGccatgtcaaatatttattaaaaaatgaaatttgtctgtgtagaagttttttttataatatttttcaaatttttcttGAAAGTTATATTCGAAAAATTTGGGGGGAAAACCCCCCGGATAAGGggccaaaataaaaaaaaaaatttaaatctatttttcctaaaaaataacaattaactcctaaaaaaaaaaaagtttgaaaaaaagttaataaattttcaaaaaatttaagATTAAAAATTTCCCCGGAAAAAAAATGATCAAGGTCCAAAAGAAAATACAAAGCAAAAAATTTTCCGATGCCAATACCATCCTTTTTCCCCTGctaaaaaaagggaaaaattttgGGTGTggacgataaaaaaaaaagtaaaaaattttttaattttaatttattttttcccccaaaaagaTTAGAAAGGTTTTAAGGTTGAGCTTTGCGAATTTTGTAAAAGATGTGGATCCaacaattaatttaaaaaagggaaatttattaaaatttttccCGGGGTAATAAGATAGTTATCCCGGgaataaaaaaagatttttaaaacaatatctaaTACTTTAAAGTTTTAGTTAGGCCTTTTTTACCCATTGTTTAAAAAACAGGAATttacaaaacttttaaaaaaaataagtccATTTCTcgaaaaattaattttaaaaaaatccccATAAAAATTTGGGATAGGGgagcaaaattttaaatttaaaaaataattatttttcgccattaaatttataaaatcccaaacaattttaaaattttattatttttagacaggtttaattttaaagaattttttaaaccaaaattttagtccgttttttttttgataaaaaaaatcaaatttctaaaattttaatctagaaaaatttttttaaaccaaataatttaattattttttttttttttttttttttggaaaaatttttcttttctttttgatttttaaatttatgtaatattagattttttttattttcgtttttcggtatttttttaaaaaattaaaaaaaaaaatatccaaaattttggaaattatAAATCAATTGGTGGGGGTAGCTTTTCCAGGTAGAAAATTAGGTTTCATTTAttaccaaaattttaaaatttaccGATTATGCCAAAATGAAATTAGCCCCGGGGgatttaattattgttttattttccaaaagaaaaaaaaagcaatttgattacttattttttttaagggaaaaatttaaaatactttaaaaaaggttaattttataaaataaaaataccccttttttttaaaataaataatgttcatgtatataaacaattaccatttaatttaaaatttctttataaaagttttaaagaaatgttttaatcCTATTCCAATTTTAATtgggtggtttttttttttgtttttttttaactaacgttttaaaaaaaaaaaattgtttttttttgtttttttaaaaaaacttttgaaaaaaaaaatgggaaaattttgaaaaaacttTCCAAGGTATTTGGAaagaaaatttgtgaatttaaataaaaaggggtttaaagtTGGCTCATAAATTTCGGGGACTATTGCTTTTAGTTTTTCCCTTTGACATTTGTAATTTTATGTCccctaaaataaaaaaaaattttttaaaaaattttttgtaatttattttataaaacccACGGGGTTTTTAAATAAAGGAAAAAATTCTATAAAGTCAGCCCCTGTTATTCACGTTTTTAATTACCCcctttgatttttttcccaaaattccCTTTTTGCGTGGCGAATTCTTAAAAAGGAGACATTTAAGCTTAGGTTTTATGGCTCACTCCAAATCtaattttattacttttttttgtgTTGGGTAAAGCGAATGAAAATTTATgtttggttttttaaaaacgTACGCAGgccaaaaaccccccctttgGTCTGTTATTCTGGGTTAAAAATTTAAATGGACCCTAAAAACCCTAAAAAGGTaatcccaaaaaaaaatttttaaaattgtttttaaaaaaaattttttaaaattctctttaaattaaaattaacttTGTCATCTACATAAAATTGGTAAATTAAAATTTTAGGTCAAATAAgataaaaaatttattttttttgtttattcaaaaagaaatttttttgttaatttggtttttttaaggggaaaaaaattaattttttgcCCAAAATCGTTTTGGGTTTGGGGCCCCAATCTTTCCCCCTTAAACGTTaatgaaaaatgtgaaaaattcttttccttcattttctggatttttttaatttttcttaaaGTTTAAATTCGGGGGAAATTTGTTTTTagagggtttttttttaaaaaatattgttgattttttttaaaaaattgtttttttaattgttgttttattattattgacatttttttatttccttttgaTATATCATAATTTTCTTCAATTTGCATTCCTTTggttttttaattaaattaaaaatctCAATTGACCTACTCTATTAAAGTTTTAAGGTTAAACCCATAGATAGCCCCCTGAAttatttttttgggttttaCTAGCCAACTTCTGAATTTATTCGGTGGTTTTACTAGAATTTTTGGAATGGGGTTAGGTGTAAAGGAAAAGGGAAAAGAAGGGtttaaagggttttaaaaaattgcTTAATTTTTAAGAATTGGTTAATTTTCAAGGGGAATAATTAAGTTTcaagggaaaaaattttttttgggggaatcaacttttttaaaattaaaaaatttcgTTCTaaaaattttttgtaaaaattttcCAAATCCATTCCAAAAATACTGGGTTGAAATTATTCTATGAATCCTGTCTTGGAGTTACTAATCTTTCATGAACACGTGTCATCAGTTTCGGACAATATCAGAAAATCACAAATAGTAGTATCTTCAAGTGGACTTGCTATAATTATGATGCAAgttgttacatgttataaacggcccgttattcattatacatgtagcaAAGACccgttgaaatagaaaattattcaaatttttaatgttaacgacacgttataatagaaaattagtaagatgaaCACGCTGTATTtagcccgttataatagaaaattagtaagatgctacatgttatatatggcccgttataatagaaaattatatgtccctggtttcggtaacaCTTGTTATATGGGGATAACATGTGTGAGTTTGTACTTATCCCGGTTCATCTTATCTAAACCAAAAGTGGTATACAGagaaagaaaatgtttatttaacaATTGTCCGGAGGTGTTATATAcggtaataataataactatATAAACATATCAGCGTTCTTCCTTTGGATTTCCTcaaatatacagtaattatcATCTTTAAGAGTTGCTTTCCCCAGTTTTACTCTGAAAGTGCCAGTCTTCTTTCACACCAAGTAAGTTTTATACCAAcagttttataaaagaaaatatcagatTTCATCTTGCTATCACTGATCCACGAAACACATGTTATATGAAAAACGTGTGATTTTGCATCTGACCAGGCTCTGTATCAATTACCATCAAcaaagtatggtcctaaaagaaaacaaacaataatttaaGTCTGTTAGCAAAGAGGGTTAAAGTTGTTTGTAAGCGACTTGTGAattgcctttatttcatggtgatagatattctagcgcAAACAGTCGAACAGACGCCATTTGACTGAGTGATCGCTGTGAACAGATGGATCATGTGATCACTAATTTAGCCTGAAGCATGCAAGTGTAAAAGGCTGCCAAGTTTgcttaaataaatgaccttgacctttaaatttacatttttgtaaggTCACGATGGGCAGTGAATATtcgtaaagacaccagtattgttaacaaaattaaaagaaacaactcttGTTTGATACAGTTTACATTTTCAAATCATCAATATACTCAAAATCCACAATTACTGTCCcggattaactatggttgtcatGGACAGCaggtattgacacagatttagtagtgacgtggtcgacTGTTCTTTAGGAACTGTATGCTTCAGCCATTTATTATAAGCTTACATCGGAGAGAAGTTAAATATTCCCCCATTTTTGCAATCTTCAATTtaaagtcagatgaccgttaaggcccctgggcctcttgttgcaATCTTcaatttagtttttgacaaaatacttacttgacgttagctttttaGAGATGATCGTGTAGCAggaaaaacatttaaattttgttgatcagtcctttgaaAATGGTGCTGTCTAGTTCCTGTAACACCACAAAGAGACAAGGTcataattatgttaccgattctcACGCTTATTAATCAGCTGAGCCTTTTTACTGCTTTACACCAATTTAAACGCAGTCAGAGTTTGCTTAGCTGAAGATAGGAGAGATTTAAATATAACTATTTCACTTTTACTAATGCAAATGATGTTGATCAATATCACCTTaatactttaatttttttttccagaacCAAGAGCTGTACCTACAAGTAactccaaaataaaaaaaaaaccagaaggATGGCTGAAAAAACTAGTGTGAGTATTATTTTCTAACATGGAAGTCAAGAGAGGCATGGCTAAGTTGTCCTCGGttgacagtcaaatactaatcgccctgtttgtcatttctacagctgtgCTTggctgacagtcaaatactaatcccACTGTTTGTCATTTATACAGCTGTGCTCGACTGACAGTCAATTACTTATCCCTCTGTTTCAgtgtttgtcatttctacagctgtgCTCGGTTGACAGTCAAATATTAATCCCCCTGTTTGTCATTTCAACAGCTGTCCTCAGCTGACAGTCAAATATTAATCCCcctgtttgtcatttctacagctgtcctCAGCTGACAGTCAAATATTAATCCCcctgtttgtcatttctacagctgtgCTCGGCTGACAGCCAAATACTAATCCCCCTGTTTGTCATTTTCACAGCTGTCCTTGGCTGACCATCAAATATTAATCGCTCTGTTTATTAGTCCactgccgtttgaaaaacggggggatTTTAGGTTTACCCTCCATCCGTCCGTCGGTCCGTCcttccgtctgtctgtctgtctgtcacgcaatagttgtcctGACAATTCCTTCTAAAGTGCTACTCccattttaacgaaacttggtatacatgatcagtataatatgtagttgtgcatcccacatttttttcccggaaaaaccaattttcaaaatgaccgccgacttctcattggttgagacttgtcctgacaactcctcctaaagtactgcTCCGATTTTAACggaacttggtatacatgatcagtataatatgtagttgtgcatcccaatttttcttttcgaaaggaatttttttcaaaatggctgccggcttctcattggttgaggcgtgtccggacaatcctaaagtactactccgattttaacgaaacttggtatacgttaTCAGTATAACAGGTAGTTTAAAAGTTGGGAAATAGATAGGTGCACTCCcgggtcaggcaggggactttgttttgctgttgcaatactatatCCATCCTTGTTTTTACAGCTGTACACGTctgacagtcaaatactaatccctcttTTTGTCATTTCCATAGCTGTCCACGTCTGATTgtcaaatactaatccctctgtttgtcatttctacagctgtctACATCTGACAGTCAAATACCAATCCCTGTTTGTCATTTCAACAGCTGTCCTCGGCTGACAatcaaatactaatccctcttgtttgtcatttctacagctgtctACGTCTGACAGTCAAATACCAATCCCCGTTTGTCATTTCAACAGCTGTCCTCggctgacagtcaaatactaatccctctgtttgtcatttctacagatgtCTTCAACTGACTAAaccttttttcattcaaacagaCGTCCCAAGCTGATGATGATCAGAAGTACAAAATCAGAATATTATATTCTGATATGGTGATACATCTGAGTGAGAGGATTAGCCCAGATAAGAAATTGACCTGGCTGAAACTTTTGACAGCACTAGACCCATTGTTACCTGATGAACTCAATGGTGACGACATTTTATATATTGGACAAATACTTGATAAGCTGAGGGCAAAAGGAAAAATTGATCGTATGAGAGGCTCCTTTGAGGAACTCTATTACGCACTTCGTAAAGTTGATGTTGAAGCAGCCGGGGTTGTTAATGAGACTTCAATCAAGATAAAAGCACTCCTGTCTGAAGGTTAGTCTCATCTAATTTACTTgttattaaatatgaaattttctTCAGGAATAAATGAATATTCCCACAAACTTGGTTGTGATAAGCCATTCAATGATATACCTAATGGCTTGTGACACGTACTGTAACTCTCGTCAACACTGATCAAGCCACTTTCAATTGAAATTTCTAATTTTTTTGAACATTGTCTCATTTTTTCCAGACTTTGTATCAATCTTGGCGAAGAAAGcaaataatatatcatgttcTTTTAAGTTTCAGTTTCAGCTGGAGAATAATTAAGCCATGATCTGTCCTTGTAATATTGTATCAGAGGTGATCAGTTTCTGTGTGTAACActttggtacccaatggtataacagctgattgatgtctcATTGTACACAACAATAGCGCATACCTCATTATGACTTCGTACGATCACCAATCAGATTAATCGCAACAGTGTTAGTTGTCATGATAACCATATTACTATATACAGATTATTCTGTATTATAGAAACAAGAGGCCTCTAAACAATATATGTCATTTGGTTAGCATGGCCACAAATAAGGGGTAATGGGGATATTAAAATTAGCCGTCAGCTTACAGTTCTTGAAAACTACtcaagggatatttctcaaaagTTACCCCTGTTTGTTGTGCTGATATATTTTGAGtttgattataaaacaaataGCCAACATccgccatcttagattttgagaatgaagtttgttatcacttttcTTGAAAACTATGTCAcattaggttccccttggtccctagtgtTCATTCACTTTTGAATCTGATCAGGAGAAAATGGCAgttatctttgattttgacaattgaagtttattatctatatttctCAAAACATTCTTCTAGATCTTTAGATTATTATAAGGGAAGAAGGAATAGATATAGAAAACATCAGTCTTAAATAGAACCAAATAGCATTCAATGGTAGGCGCCAAGCTCCCTCTGATATCAAAAATGATTATTATTTGATGCATGTCTGGTTGGAACAGTTTGGTACCTGATGGTGTCAAAGGCTCAAAGCTGATTAATGAAACTTTGGTTGTCTATAAGTGTTTTTTCTGGTATATAACCATTCATTTATTTACAGGACCACCGGCAGCAAAGAAACCTGGAACCGAAAGAGATGGAAACCAGATTAGAGGTTGGTAGTGAGAAGGATAAAGCCTTATGTTTATCTTTGTTATTGTTGATGTTCGATATGACGTCAAAAAGCAGTATATGAATTATAAACATAATGAATTGATAtaagattgtgtataagacatctatatagatatacttaagacagtgagacctttgtcagattgtgtataagacatctatatagatataaacaagacagtgagatctgtgtcagattgtgtataagacatctatatagatatacttaagacagtgagacctttgtcagattgtgtataagacatctatatagatataaacaagacagtgagatctgtgtcagattgtgtataagacatctatatagatatacacaagacagtgagacctagctgtgtcagattgtgtataagacatctatatagatatacacaggacagtgagacctgtgtcagattgtgtataagacatctatatagatacacacaagacagtgagacctgtgtcagattgtgtataagacatctatatagatatacacaagacagtgagacctgtgtcagattgtgtataagacatctatatagatatacacaagacagtgaaaCCTtggtcagattgtgtataagacatctctatatacacatgacagtgagacctgtgtcagattttACATCAGATATCTAGACCGGACATTGGGAATCTGTTACATATCCTAACTAACTGACAAACCATGCTTGAAGAGTTTAATCTGGTTTAACGgaaatttgttaaa
This Pecten maximus unplaced genomic scaffold, xPecMax1.1, whole genome shotgun sequence DNA region includes the following protein-coding sequences:
- the LOC117320568 gene encoding uncharacterized protein LOC117320568, with product MAEKTSTSQADDDQKYKIRILYSDMVIHLSERISPDKKLTWLKLLTALDPLLPDELNGDDILYIGQILDKLRAKGKIDRMRGSFEELYYALRKVDVEAAGVVNETSIKIKALLSEGPPAAKKPGTERDGNQIRAKKLAISTHKQIIETQEDSEAAFIDCKVDPCGSANTCDKKPKQPVDEGYYQCTAEANGKSADGDVVKLKSV